A window from Zingiber officinale cultivar Zhangliang chromosome 7A, Zo_v1.1, whole genome shotgun sequence encodes these proteins:
- the LOC122001982 gene encoding uncharacterized protein LOC122001982 isoform X2, whose translation MAALVAFAPSALLALRLASSSAPLKARSALQSRSLRAYSASSYSYGGGGGEDGRWQLVLYSKPGCCLCDGLKEKLDAALSLEGGPHSLLSVDLQVRDITENLEWERLYQYEIPVLAKVLPDGSEVS comes from the exons ATGGCAGCGTTGGTCGCCTTCGCCCCATCGGCGCTGCTCGCCCTCCGCCTCGCTTCCTCCTCTGCGCCGTTGAAAGCTAGGTCCGCGCTCCAGTCTCGTAGCCTTCGAGCCTATTCCGCTTCCTCCTATTCCTATGGCGGAGGGGGCGGCGAGGACGGGCGTTGGCAGCTGGTGCTATACTCGAAGCCGGGATGCTGCCTCTGCGACGGTCTTAAAGAGAAGCTCGACGCTGCgctttcgctagaggggggtccACATTCCCTCCTCTCCGTCGATCTCCAG GTGAGAGATATCACAGAGAATCTCGAGTGGGAGCGGCTATATCAGTACGAGATCCCAGTGCTGGCCAAAGTTCTTCCTGATGGCTCTGAG GTTTCATAA